A genome region from Streptomyces sp. S4.7 includes the following:
- a CDS encoding FxsB family cyclophane-forming radical SAM/SPASM peptide maturase translates to MTPREDIAPFRSFILKVANRCNIDCDYCYVFNSTDQAWRRLPARMSVDVARAAGQRIGEHAAAHGLGDVHVVLHGGEPLLAGPRHMAELLGAVREEIPVGVEVRFELQTNGTLLSKPWLDLFERHEVVVGVSLDGPPAANDRHRLTHAARSSIASAVRGIELLRSRPHLFAGLLAVVDLANDPVDVHDYLASFEPPVIDFGLPHATHDDPPHRDDPSVPEYGVWMGRVYDAWLGRPEDRHSVRMLEDIVALSSGVRGSVESLGLAPPTSTVIESDGTIEGVDTLRSVEEGASWLGLSVFRQSFNEVLHHPKLLHRQYGKTALAEQCQSCPLVEVCGGGYLPHRFSAARGYQNPSVYCADLEYLIRHVQGSLRRHSWDPQAAATPPP, encoded by the coding sequence ATGACGCCGCGCGAGGACATCGCTCCCTTTCGGTCTTTCATTCTCAAGGTTGCCAACCGCTGCAACATCGACTGCGACTACTGCTACGTCTTCAACTCAACAGACCAGGCGTGGCGGCGTCTACCCGCCCGGATGAGCGTGGATGTGGCCCGAGCGGCTGGGCAGAGGATCGGTGAGCACGCTGCGGCGCACGGACTGGGGGACGTGCACGTCGTGCTGCACGGTGGAGAGCCGTTGCTCGCCGGTCCCCGGCACATGGCCGAACTGCTCGGCGCCGTACGGGAGGAAATCCCGGTCGGTGTGGAGGTCCGCTTCGAGCTCCAGACCAATGGGACGCTTCTCTCGAAGCCGTGGCTGGACCTCTTCGAGCGGCACGAGGTAGTCGTGGGCGTCAGCCTCGACGGACCACCGGCCGCGAATGACCGCCACCGGCTGACCCACGCGGCACGGTCAAGCATCGCCTCCGCCGTACGCGGCATCGAACTACTGCGTTCCCGACCGCACCTGTTCGCGGGACTGCTCGCCGTCGTGGACCTGGCCAACGACCCGGTCGACGTCCACGACTACCTGGCATCGTTCGAGCCTCCGGTGATCGACTTCGGTCTTCCGCACGCGACTCACGACGATCCGCCGCACCGCGACGATCCGAGCGTGCCCGAGTACGGCGTGTGGATGGGCCGCGTCTACGACGCCTGGCTCGGCCGGCCCGAGGACAGGCACAGCGTGCGGATGCTGGAAGACATCGTGGCACTCAGCTCCGGCGTGCGCGGCTCGGTGGAATCCCTCGGCCTGGCCCCGCCGACGAGCACCGTGATCGAGTCCGACGGCACGATCGAAGGTGTGGACACTCTGCGGTCCGTCGAGGAAGGCGCCTCCTGGCTGGGGCTCAGCGTCTTCAGGCAGTCCTTCAACGAGGTCCTTCATCATCCGAAGCTTCTGCACCGGCAGTACGGGAAGACCGCGCTCGCCGAGCAGTGCCAGAGCTGTCCCCTGGTGGAGGTGTGCGGCGGGGGCTACCTCCCACACCGCTTCAGCGCCGCCCGCGGCTACCAAAACCCCTCCGTCTACTGCGCGGACCTGGAGTACCTCATCCGGCATGTCCAGGGGTCCCTACGTCGGCACAGCTGGGACCCGCAGGCGGCGGCAACCCCACCCCCGTAG
- the haaN gene encoding cyclophane-containing RiPP N-acetyltransferase HaaN, which translates to MTVTIRPADRRDIVAVAELIEEIERFYGSTEIQPLEERRSQVEEALFGSPPLASALLVEDEAGDLVGLAAYSFLWPAAGSSHSLFLKELYVRSTLRRQGVGARLMDELRALAAARSGCSRVEWMTDRDNPNARAFYKSLGFAEFDGKIVYRVDTNRG; encoded by the coding sequence ATGACCGTGACGATCCGCCCCGCCGACAGGCGGGACATCGTGGCTGTGGCCGAACTGATCGAGGAAATCGAGCGGTTCTACGGATCGACCGAGATCCAGCCGCTCGAGGAGCGCCGCTCCCAGGTAGAGGAGGCGCTCTTCGGCTCGCCGCCACTCGCGTCCGCACTCCTGGTCGAGGACGAGGCCGGCGACCTCGTCGGGCTCGCCGCCTACTCGTTCCTCTGGCCTGCGGCCGGCTCCTCCCACTCCCTGTTCCTGAAGGAGCTCTATGTCCGCAGCACTCTCCGCCGCCAGGGCGTAGGTGCCCGCCTCATGGACGAACTCCGCGCACTGGCCGCCGCACGCTCTGGGTGCAGCCGGGTCGAGTGGATGACGGACCGCGACAACCCGAACGCACGTGCCTTCTACAAGTCGCTGGGATTCGCGGAGTTCGATGGGAAGATCGTCTACCGGGTAGACACCAATAGGGGCTGA
- a CDS encoding DoxX family protein: MRDLPEPVWPVVVLALIQVGDGVLCLGPVRFVRECFEGVGFPREWWWVTPPVKFAAAAGLVLGVWVPWLGVVTVWALVLYFLVAVFTHVRARDFGRNLFLNAVSMLVICVLVALYSFGL; this comes from the coding sequence ATGAGAGACCTGCCCGAGCCCGTGTGGCCCGTTGTCGTCCTGGCGCTGATCCAGGTCGGTGACGGGGTTCTCTGTCTCGGGCCCGTCCGGTTCGTGCGTGAGTGTTTCGAGGGTGTGGGCTTTCCGCGGGAGTGGTGGTGGGTCACGCCGCCCGTGAAGTTCGCCGCCGCCGCGGGGCTGGTCCTCGGGGTGTGGGTGCCCTGGCTCGGGGTGGTCACCGTGTGGGCGCTCGTTCTCTATTTTCTTGTGGCGGTCTTCACGCACGTCCGGGCGCGGGACTTCGGCCGCAACCTGTTTCTCAACGCCGTGAGCATGCTCGTCATCTGCGTGCTCGTCGCCCTGTACAGCTTCGGCCTGTAG
- the haaT gene encoding cyclophane-containing RiPP biosynthesis TPR protein HaaT, which yields MRLRRGVTIAVVAAGGAVTTMLVGLVTNAVSESEWPGWLGWLQRHAWLSFALLGGAMVGLAVLLAALSETRTPPRPTEPPHPEDGLEPPGAALVLRSLPRDTAAFTDRSAELEALIWSVRVSQESGSAMPVHVIDGMPGVGKTTFAVHAGHVLAECFPDGQLFVNLNGHTTGRTPVQANEALASLLAATGVPAQRIPVGDDVGAVTEARAAMWRSRLADKKALLILDNAASYHQLEPLIPGGSGCLVLVTSRKRLAAYEEVVLPVAALPSAHAVDLFVLLSGRSADSLDRAVLADMVGLCGHLPLGVSLLAARLRHHPSWSADDLRARLVAAQDRLGELRAGERAVAATFALSYRDLEPDQQRFFQRLGFYPGTDLDVYAGAALGSVPVAAARGQLDALYDAHLIDEHPGSRYRLHDLLRDYARGLADEGGTMEQVQAVQRVCTYYLAALAVANEHILRSGAAAPAPPDVDVRVETPPMESRTAALGWLEDERANVLACIRRANSLALHELVIRMAAAMAPFLRQAGPWDQAVSLHRTAAEAARHTGDRRALAGALAELGVVRRFMAAYPEATEALNEAVTEYDAVGERRGKADALNQVGIVSYMIADNDASASAQTDALALYRELGDRLGQANALADLGMVRRQTSQFDAAVEAQTEALSIYRELGDQYGEANSLRDLGIVHCLLGEYQLAARRHREAFGIYQELDDRVHQAYALNELGVVRRLTGDLPGAREAHSEALEHYTELGERFGRANSLRHLGVLDRMEGNITEAIRVLGDALGAYRDLGSRGGEAAALGELGVVQGMVAEQGDAVEAFRRSLEILRELGDRCGEAEVLNHWGTLLHASGEWGASRENFEQALELARDIRCPLEEARGLEGVGRCDWMADGPARAEGSLREALAVYRRLGANGAADAVEQLLASQAG from the coding sequence ATGAGACTCCGGCGGGGGGTCACGATCGCCGTCGTGGCCGCCGGGGGTGCCGTGACGACGATGCTCGTGGGACTCGTCACGAACGCGGTGTCCGAGTCTGAGTGGCCTGGTTGGTTGGGGTGGTTGCAGCGGCACGCCTGGCTGTCGTTCGCCCTGCTGGGCGGGGCCATGGTCGGGCTGGCCGTGCTGCTCGCCGCGCTGTCGGAGACCCGGACACCCCCGCGGCCCACTGAGCCGCCTCATCCGGAGGACGGGTTGGAGCCTCCGGGGGCGGCTCTGGTGCTGCGATCGCTGCCGCGCGACACCGCGGCGTTCACCGACCGGAGCGCCGAACTCGAGGCCCTGATCTGGTCCGTGAGGGTCTCTCAGGAGAGCGGCTCGGCAATGCCCGTGCATGTGATCGACGGTATGCCGGGGGTCGGCAAGACGACATTCGCCGTGCATGCGGGGCATGTGCTCGCGGAGTGCTTTCCGGACGGGCAGCTCTTCGTGAACCTCAACGGGCATACGACGGGGCGCACACCGGTGCAGGCCAACGAGGCGCTGGCCTCGTTGTTGGCCGCGACCGGGGTGCCGGCGCAGCGGATACCAGTCGGCGACGACGTGGGCGCGGTCACCGAGGCGCGGGCCGCCATGTGGCGGAGTCGACTCGCGGACAAGAAGGCGCTGCTCATCCTCGACAACGCGGCCAGCTATCACCAGCTTGAGCCCTTGATCCCGGGCGGGAGCGGCTGTCTTGTGCTGGTGACCAGCCGGAAGCGGCTGGCGGCGTATGAGGAGGTGGTCCTGCCGGTGGCGGCGTTGCCGTCGGCGCACGCGGTCGACCTGTTCGTGCTGCTCAGCGGGCGTTCGGCAGACTCGCTCGACCGTGCCGTCCTCGCGGATATGGTGGGACTGTGCGGGCATCTGCCTCTGGGAGTGTCGTTGCTCGCAGCGCGGCTTCGCCACCATCCGTCATGGAGCGCCGATGACCTACGGGCGCGGCTGGTAGCAGCACAAGATCGGCTGGGAGAGCTCCGGGCCGGGGAGCGCGCGGTCGCCGCGACGTTCGCCCTGTCCTACCGGGATCTCGAACCGGATCAGCAACGCTTCTTCCAGCGTCTCGGCTTCTACCCTGGTACCGACCTCGACGTCTACGCCGGGGCCGCGCTCGGCTCGGTCCCAGTGGCCGCAGCGCGCGGGCAACTCGACGCGCTCTACGACGCCCATCTGATCGACGAACACCCAGGAAGCCGTTACCGGCTTCATGACCTCTTACGCGACTACGCCCGCGGTCTCGCCGACGAGGGAGGCACGATGGAACAAGTTCAGGCCGTTCAGCGCGTGTGCACCTACTACCTAGCCGCTCTCGCTGTCGCGAACGAACACATCCTGCGCAGCGGCGCCGCCGCACCAGCGCCGCCAGACGTTGACGTGCGGGTGGAGACCCCGCCCATGGAGTCGCGTACGGCGGCCCTGGGCTGGCTGGAGGACGAGCGGGCCAACGTCCTCGCCTGCATTCGGCGGGCGAACAGCCTCGCACTGCATGAGCTGGTCATCCGCATGGCCGCGGCCATGGCCCCCTTTCTTCGGCAGGCCGGCCCCTGGGACCAGGCCGTCAGCCTCCACCGCACGGCCGCCGAAGCCGCCCGGCATACCGGCGACCGGCGCGCCCTGGCCGGCGCGCTCGCCGAACTCGGAGTCGTACGACGCTTCATGGCCGCCTACCCCGAGGCGACCGAAGCCCTGAACGAGGCGGTGACGGAGTACGACGCGGTAGGTGAGCGGCGTGGCAAGGCGGACGCTCTGAACCAGGTCGGCATCGTCTCGTACATGATCGCGGACAACGACGCCTCGGCCAGCGCCCAGACCGATGCCCTCGCCCTCTACCGCGAACTCGGAGACCGGCTCGGCCAGGCCAACGCGCTCGCAGACCTCGGCATGGTGCGCCGGCAGACAAGCCAGTTCGACGCCGCGGTGGAAGCGCAGACCGAGGCACTGTCGATCTACCGTGAGTTGGGCGACCAGTACGGTGAGGCCAACTCACTGCGGGACCTGGGCATCGTGCACTGCCTCCTGGGTGAGTACCAGCTGGCCGCGCGGCGGCACCGTGAGGCGTTCGGCATCTACCAGGAGCTCGACGACCGGGTCCACCAGGCGTACGCCCTCAACGAGCTCGGAGTCGTACGGCGGCTTACCGGCGATCTGCCCGGTGCGCGGGAGGCGCACTCCGAGGCTCTGGAGCACTACACGGAGCTCGGCGAGCGGTTCGGGCGTGCGAACAGCCTCCGCCACCTCGGGGTGCTGGACCGCATGGAAGGGAACATCACCGAGGCGATCCGTGTCTTGGGGGACGCCCTGGGTGCGTACCGCGATCTCGGCAGCCGTGGCGGTGAGGCCGCCGCGCTGGGCGAGTTGGGTGTTGTGCAGGGAATGGTCGCGGAGCAGGGGGACGCTGTCGAGGCGTTCCGGCGGAGCCTGGAGATCCTCAGGGAGCTCGGCGACCGGTGCGGGGAGGCGGAGGTCCTGAACCACTGGGGAACGCTGCTGCACGCCTCTGGCGAGTGGGGAGCCTCGCGGGAGAATTTCGAGCAGGCGCTGGAATTAGCTCGTGACATCCGCTGTCCGTTGGAGGAAGCGCGGGGTCTGGAGGGGGTCGGCCGCTGCGACTGGATGGCCGACGGGCCCGCGCGGGCCGAGGGCTCGCTGCGCGAAGCACTCGCTGTGTACCGGCGGTTGGGCGCGAATGGGGCGGCTGACGCTGTTGAGCAACTGCTTGCGTCGCAGGCGGGGTGA
- a CDS encoding IS3 family transposase codes for MTALLDEHPHLGVECVLRELSIASSTYYRWRRAEKEPCERRRRDVELTEKIKAIHTGSGGIYGSPRVHAILKREGVHVGRKRVERLMREADLAGLSPRRSGFTRRDPKAALAPDLVNRDFTAQGPNRLWVTDLTMIPTAEGPLWLSAIRDAFSRRVVAWETSARADADLVLSSLEYALASREVEPGKLIHHADHGCQYTSIKLTTRLMRAGIDASMGSVGDSYDNALAENLWMLTKTECVRGRVFTTRAEANLALFEYFDGFYNSRRIQRRLGYLSPIEFEEKHYAEQATTKRANLKPRQPSLTS; via the coding sequence GTGACCGCGCTCCTCGACGAGCATCCACACCTGGGAGTCGAGTGCGTACTCCGGGAGCTTTCCATCGCCTCCTCCACCTACTACCGCTGGCGCCGCGCTGAGAAAGAGCCCTGCGAGCGGCGGCGCCGCGACGTCGAGCTCACCGAGAAGATCAAGGCGATCCATACCGGGTCCGGTGGCATCTACGGGTCGCCACGGGTGCACGCCATACTGAAACGCGAGGGCGTCCACGTAGGCCGCAAACGCGTCGAGCGGTTGATGCGCGAGGCCGATCTGGCGGGTCTCAGCCCGCGCCGGAGCGGTTTCACGCGCCGGGATCCCAAGGCCGCGCTCGCCCCGGACCTCGTCAACCGGGACTTCACCGCCCAGGGGCCGAACCGTCTGTGGGTCACCGATCTGACGATGATCCCGACCGCCGAGGGACCGCTGTGGCTGTCCGCGATCCGCGACGCATTCTCCCGCCGGGTCGTGGCCTGGGAAACCTCCGCCCGCGCGGACGCCGACCTGGTCCTGTCCAGCCTGGAGTACGCGCTCGCCTCCCGCGAGGTCGAGCCCGGCAAGCTCATCCACCACGCCGACCACGGCTGCCAATATACGTCCATCAAGCTGACAACACGCTTGATGAGGGCAGGAATTGACGCGTCGATGGGCTCGGTCGGCGACAGTTACGACAACGCCCTCGCGGAGAATCTGTGGATGCTGACGAAGACCGAGTGCGTCCGCGGCCGCGTCTTCACCACCAGGGCCGAAGCCAACCTCGCACTCTTCGAGTACTTCGACGGCTTCTATAACAGCCGGCGCATCCAGAGGCGGCTCGGCTACCTCAGCCCGATCGAGTTCGAGGAGAAGCACTACGCCGAGCAGGCAACGACCAAAAGAGCGAACCTGAAACCCCGTCAACCCTCCCTGACCAGCTGA
- a CDS encoding MMPL family transporter — translation MFASLARFTTHRSRLVLYLSGVLLVLAGALGGGVISTLSAGGFTDSSTESARTAEVLDGRFGSGAPNLTLLVSDKRGVDDPAVGAAGARLTERIGAEKGVEQALSYWTLGKAPALRGEGGNSALILVRITGDEDQVQKTLERIQPEYDTKVEGLDTRVGGVAVANKEITDTTQDDLLLIEMVTFPVLLVVMLFVFRGVVAALVPLMVAGLTIVSVLLTLRILTLFTDVSVLATNVATGLGLGLAIDYGLILLKRYREELHGGADTDTAIATALRTAGRTVLFSAVTVALALAGLLVFPFYFLRSFAYAGIPTALLAAIVSITFLPALLKALGPRIDKGRIRVLNRGKEEQPPKPEAERFWYRLATTVMRFPIPVAVAVIGLLLFLGSPFLNLHMSLADDRVLPADTQSRQISDIVREDFSAQESQALNVVLNDAPPTGERSIETYAQKLSTLGNVARVDSEAGSFAAGELLAPPGPGSDRFSADSSTYLSVIPKSESLSEEGERLVEDIRSTEAPYDVQVGGPAAELVDSLDSMYDRLPLALTIIGVTTFILLFLFTGSLVLPLKALVLNCLSLSATFGVLVWGFQDGHLEGFVGEFTVTDTITWTVPVLLFCIAFGMSMDYEVFLLSRIKEEWDRSGDNQLAVARGLERTGAMVTAAAGLIAIVWLGFVLSGISYLKAIGLGLAVAVLMDATLVRGALVPAFMRLAGRANWWAPGPLARFHRRFGLREAPDEPSGTPGSPGTSDGKPTRESVH, via the coding sequence ATGTTCGCCTCACTGGCCAGATTCACCACACACCGCAGCAGGCTGGTCCTCTATCTCTCCGGTGTGCTCCTCGTGCTCGCGGGAGCGCTGGGCGGTGGCGTGATATCGACTCTCTCCGCCGGTGGATTCACCGACAGTTCGACCGAATCCGCGCGGACGGCCGAGGTCCTGGACGGACGGTTCGGTTCGGGTGCCCCCAATCTGACCCTGCTGGTCTCGGACAAGCGCGGCGTCGACGATCCGGCCGTGGGCGCGGCCGGTGCGCGGCTCACCGAACGCATCGGCGCCGAGAAGGGTGTTGAACAGGCCCTGTCCTACTGGACGTTGGGCAAGGCCCCGGCCCTGCGCGGCGAAGGCGGGAACAGCGCCCTGATCCTCGTACGGATCACCGGCGACGAGGACCAGGTGCAGAAGACGCTGGAGCGGATCCAGCCGGAGTACGACACCAAGGTGGAGGGCCTCGACACCCGCGTGGGCGGCGTCGCGGTCGCCAACAAGGAGATCACGGACACCACCCAGGACGACCTCCTCCTGATCGAGATGGTCACCTTCCCGGTCCTGCTGGTCGTGATGCTGTTCGTCTTCCGCGGTGTGGTCGCCGCGCTGGTGCCGCTGATGGTCGCCGGACTGACCATCGTGTCCGTGCTTCTGACGCTCCGTATCCTCACGCTGTTCACCGATGTCTCGGTGCTGGCGACCAACGTCGCGACCGGCCTCGGACTCGGTCTGGCGATCGACTACGGACTCATCCTCCTCAAGCGCTACCGGGAGGAGTTGCACGGCGGCGCGGACACCGACACCGCCATCGCGACCGCGCTGCGCACCGCGGGCCGCACCGTCCTGTTCTCCGCGGTGACGGTCGCGCTCGCGCTCGCGGGCCTGCTGGTCTTCCCGTTCTACTTCCTGCGGTCCTTCGCGTACGCGGGCATCCCGACCGCCCTGCTGGCGGCGATCGTCTCCATCACCTTCCTGCCCGCGCTGCTGAAGGCGCTGGGCCCGCGGATCGACAAGGGCCGGATCCGCGTCCTGAACCGCGGCAAGGAGGAGCAGCCCCCGAAGCCGGAGGCCGAGCGCTTCTGGTACCGCCTCGCGACGACCGTGATGCGCTTCCCGATCCCGGTCGCGGTCGCCGTGATCGGTCTGCTGCTCTTCCTCGGCTCACCGTTCCTGAACCTGCACATGAGCCTCGCCGACGACCGCGTGCTGCCGGCCGACACCCAGTCGCGGCAGATCAGCGACATCGTGCGCGAGGACTTCAGCGCGCAGGAGTCGCAGGCGCTGAACGTGGTGCTGAACGACGCCCCGCCGACCGGGGAGCGTTCGATCGAGACGTACGCGCAGAAGCTCTCCACGCTCGGCAATGTGGCGCGGGTCGACAGCGAGGCCGGTTCCTTCGCGGCCGGTGAGCTTCTCGCCCCGCCCGGACCGGGCTCCGACCGGTTCAGCGCGGACAGCAGCACGTATCTCTCGGTGATCCCCAAGAGCGAGTCGCTGAGCGAGGAGGGCGAGCGCCTGGTCGAGGACATCCGGTCGACCGAGGCACCGTACGACGTCCAGGTCGGCGGCCCGGCCGCGGAGTTGGTGGACTCGCTGGACTCCATGTACGACCGGCTGCCGCTGGCACTCACGATCATCGGTGTCACGACGTTCATCCTGCTGTTCCTGTTCACAGGTTCCCTGGTGCTGCCGCTGAAGGCACTGGTCCTCAACTGCCTCAGCCTCAGCGCCACGTTCGGTGTGCTGGTGTGGGGCTTCCAGGACGGCCATCTGGAGGGATTCGTCGGTGAGTTCACAGTCACCGACACGATCACCTGGACCGTGCCGGTGCTGCTGTTCTGCATCGCGTTCGGCATGTCGATGGACTACGAGGTCTTCCTGCTCTCCCGCATCAAGGAGGAGTGGGACCGCTCGGGCGACAACCAACTCGCCGTGGCGCGCGGGCTGGAGCGCACCGGCGCGATGGTGACCGCAGCGGCGGGACTGATCGCCATCGTGTGGCTGGGCTTCGTCCTGTCGGGGATCTCGTACCTCAAGGCCATCGGGCTGGGCCTGGCCGTCGCGGTCCTGATGGACGCGACGCTCGTGCGCGGCGCGCTGGTGCCCGCGTTCATGCGCCTCGCGGGCCGCGCCAACTGGTGGGCACCGGGACCGCTGGCCCGCTTCCACCGCCGCTTCGGCCTGCGCGAGGCGCCGGACGAGCCGTCGGGTACGCCCGGGTCGCCGGGCACGTCCGACGGGAAGCCGACGCGCGAGAGCGTGCACTGA
- a CDS encoding transposase has protein sequence MAAPRKYSLELRERAVRMYRASDPKPQIKKLAVDLGVHPEALRGWIRQAEADAGERDDRLTTDEHAELVALRKENAQLKRANDVLRTASAFFAAQLDPTRPR, from the coding sequence ATGGCTGCCCCCAGAAAGTACTCACTGGAGTTGCGTGAGCGTGCGGTGCGGATGTACCGCGCGTCGGATCCGAAGCCGCAGATCAAGAAGCTGGCCGTCGACCTTGGCGTCCACCCCGAGGCCCTGCGGGGCTGGATCCGGCAGGCCGAGGCCGATGCCGGCGAGCGGGATGACCGGCTGACTACCGACGAACACGCCGAGCTGGTGGCACTGCGGAAGGAGAACGCCCAGCTCAAGCGGGCGAACGACGTGCTGCGGACGGCCTCGGCGTTTTTCGCGGCGCAACTCGACCCGACCCGGCCCAGGTGA
- the haaA gene encoding HaaA family cyclophane-containing RiPP peptide, with protein MPSRTSVSEPHASAPAGPELTQGALVLDRVAARVRQRLAAEHAAADRVGEGGHQASLIWSRPL; from the coding sequence ATGCCGTCACGCACGTCTGTTTCCGAGCCGCACGCCTCGGCGCCCGCCGGCCCGGAACTCACGCAGGGCGCGCTCGTTTTGGACCGAGTCGCGGCCCGCGTACGGCAGCGGCTGGCGGCCGAGCACGCCGCGGCGGACCGTGTCGGCGAGGGTGGTCACCAGGCTTCCCTGATCTGGTCCCGGCCTCTGTGA
- a CDS encoding AfsR/SARP family transcriptional regulator produces the protein MEISGQGGDRTPSAPMARRLLAALLLHANEQVRTSTLIDELWDGEPPRLARKTIQTYVYQLRKAPHCAGVGGPGERVETCPNGYRIRLAPDEMDLWQFERHLARARADLGDGDPESAARTLRLGLALWRGDAFADIETGPALAARISQLADTRLGALELRVEADLRLGRHHRLMAELRQLTADHPLNEEFAAQLMLAAYRSGQRGTALETFGQLRRDLVQELGIEPSHRLQRLQRDVLNEAPSLELSPGRQSAVRAAAPAADIRPRREVIAQLPSDTPDFVGRRAELAHIVTHARSGSATLLTAPQIVTVLGGAGTGKSTVTVRAAHLLREHFADGQFHVRLHDENDRPTDPAAALRSLLRDIGMRMDELPEQMDELARIFRSWSADRSLLLVLDDASGPEQVVPLLPGGSRSAVLVTSRVRLPGLPGAANVELGPMETDDAVELLASLAGVDRVGADVAAARQVVRMAGNRALGVRAAGEKLAARPMWSVTELAARLAPDHHRLAELGSGSLDVRGRMAGACARLATPDSQALACLARAGEAPFDIPRAARALAMDTWAAELLVGRLLDHHVVEIAESAPGAVTVYRIPDLIRLVARTQAQAPDMAVAELRLMSGTPSRAGQSPVPCFTSVLTPAG, from the coding sequence ATGGAGATCAGTGGCCAGGGAGGGGACCGTACGCCGTCCGCTCCGATGGCCCGGCGGCTGCTCGCGGCACTGCTGCTCCACGCCAACGAACAGGTACGGACCTCCACACTCATCGACGAACTCTGGGACGGCGAGCCGCCCAGGCTGGCCCGCAAGACCATCCAGACCTACGTGTACCAGCTCCGCAAGGCACCGCACTGCGCGGGCGTGGGCGGCCCCGGGGAGCGGGTGGAGACCTGCCCGAACGGCTACCGGATCAGGCTCGCGCCCGACGAGATGGACCTGTGGCAGTTCGAGCGGCATCTCGCGCGGGCGCGCGCCGATCTGGGCGACGGCGACCCCGAGAGCGCGGCCCGCACGCTGCGCCTCGGGCTCGCTCTCTGGCGCGGCGACGCGTTCGCCGACATCGAGACCGGCCCGGCGCTGGCCGCCCGTATCTCACAGCTGGCGGACACCCGCCTCGGCGCCCTGGAGCTGCGGGTCGAGGCCGATCTGCGGCTCGGCCGGCACCACCGGCTGATGGCGGAGCTGCGGCAGCTCACCGCGGACCACCCGCTGAACGAGGAGTTCGCCGCCCAGCTCATGCTCGCGGCGTACCGTTCGGGCCAGCGCGGTACCGCGCTGGAGACGTTCGGACAGCTCCGCCGCGATCTGGTCCAGGAGCTGGGCATCGAGCCCTCGCACCGGCTCCAGCGGCTCCAGCGCGACGTGCTCAACGAAGCGCCGTCGCTGGAACTGTCGCCGGGCAGGCAGTCGGCCGTACGGGCCGCCGCGCCCGCCGCCGACATCCGCCCCCGGCGCGAGGTCATCGCCCAACTCCCCTCCGACACGCCCGATTTCGTGGGCCGACGAGCGGAGCTGGCGCACATCGTCACCCACGCCCGGTCGGGCAGCGCGACTTTGCTGACGGCTCCTCAGATCGTGACCGTGCTCGGCGGCGCCGGTACGGGCAAGAGCACCGTGACCGTCCGGGCCGCGCATCTGCTGCGTGAACACTTCGCGGACGGACAGTTCCACGTACGGCTCCACGACGAGAACGACCGGCCCACCGACCCCGCGGCGGCGCTGCGCTCCCTGCTGCGCGACATCGGCATGCGGATGGACGAACTGCCGGAGCAGATGGATGAGTTGGCGCGCATCTTCCGGAGCTGGAGCGCGGACCGGAGTCTGCTGCTGGTCCTGGACGACGCGTCCGGGCCCGAACAGGTCGTCCCGCTGCTCCCCGGCGGTTCGCGGAGCGCGGTCCTCGTCACCTCGCGCGTACGGCTGCCGGGCCTGCCCGGCGCGGCCAACGTCGAGCTGGGCCCCATGGAGACGGACGACGCCGTCGAACTGCTCGCCTCGCTCGCCGGGGTGGACCGCGTCGGCGCGGACGTCGCCGCCGCCCGGCAGGTCGTACGCATGGCCGGCAACCGTGCGCTGGGCGTACGGGCCGCGGGGGAGAAGCTCGCGGCCCGCCCGATGTGGTCCGTCACCGAACTCGCCGCCCGGCTGGCGCCTGACCACCACCGGCTGGCCGAGCTGGGCAGCGGCTCGCTCGATGTCCGGGGGCGGATGGCGGGCGCGTGCGCCCGGCTCGCCACACCGGACAGCCAGGCGCTGGCCTGTCTGGCCCGTGCCGGTGAGGCGCCGTTCGACATCCCCCGCGCGGCGCGGGCCCTGGCGATGGACACCTGGGCGGCCGAACTGCTCGTGGGCCGGCTGCTGGACCACCACGTGGTCGAGATCGCCGAATCGGCGCCGGGCGCCGTGACGGTCTACCGCATCCCCGATTTGATCCGGCTCGTCGCCCGGACGCAGGCCCAGGCCCCGGACATGGCGGTCGCGGAGCTGCGCCTGATGTCGGGGACGCCCTCGCGGGCGGGGCAGTCACCCGTGCCGTGCTTCACGTCCGTCCTGACACCGGCCGGATGA